A stretch of DNA from Schizosaccharomyces osmophilus chromosome 2, complete sequence:
CGTTCATCGTTCGAAACTACcgtttcttgtttttcagACAAACGTTTGGCCATATGCACCATTtcaattaataaaaaatcaaaagaagcCAAGTTTACAGACATTGGCAATTGCTGATGAACAAtcattttggattttcgATACTTCTATTCAATTTTAGGAGTAGGTGTTTTCGCATGCTCACTCCTTGCTGCTACAATTGATAAAGAGAGTGTTTTGGGATGTGAttattgaatttcaaaataatctttttatttgtatttaCTTTACTATCCCAACATCTTTTGTTACGCTATTTACTTTATCTTTCAGAATACTTTCAAagcttccttctttctttggttaTTGTTAGTAGAAGGAAATAAACATAGAAcgaatttcaaaatcaagtGCGTATAAAACAGGCTGCAAAACTTGATATTCAATTTACTCCCAATCATAAGCGTTTTCAGTCTTCGCTTTCAAAGGTAAGCtcaaaaagtaaagcaaCATAAATTTATTAGTATCactattattattatttctaTTAATTATACGAGAGAATTATTAATGCGACTCTGGTTGTTGAAAACCggttccttttcttttttattaatttagTCGTTCCCAGTTAATCATGAAACGTTGAATACATAAAGACCGAGAACCGTGAAAGTGCAGTGCAAAGTTCAAATATGTCCAATTGCACTTTGCTTCTATATAGTTTGATTAGAGGGAATGAAGGAAGAATCTTTGTAACGGGAGCGGTAGGTGAgagttttttcttattgCTTACTGCATAGGAGCACAAGTACAAAACAAGTTCTTGTCACCATAAGCATCGTCTATACGTGCCACGGTTGGCCAAAATTTGCGTTCAAGAAGTATAGGTAAGGGATACACTGCGCGTTCACGCGAATAAGGACGGTTCCATTCCTCCGTAACCAAGTCTCTTTGAGGATGAGGTGCATTGGTTAGTAAATTGTTACCCTTAGGCTGTTTGCCCTCCTCAATTTCACGGATTTCTTGACGTATAGATATCAAGGCGTCACAAAAACGATCCATTTCATACATACTTTCAGACTCTGTGGGCTCGACCATCAGAGTATTGGTAATAGGCCAGGATAGAGTCGGTGCATGGAAACTGTAATCTTGTAAACGCTTAGCAATGTCAGTAGCCTCGATACCGGAACTAGCCTTGAATTCACGAGCATCTAAAATGAATTCATGAGCGCAGCGGTTGTTTTCGTTGGCATAAACGAGCTTGTAATAAGGAGCCAAACGTGCAGCCATATAATTTGCGTTCAACAAAGCAGCCTTGGAAGCATCACGTAGTCCATCAAGACCCATCATTCTCATATAAGCCCAAGAAATAGGCAAGATGCTAGCAGAACCATAAGGAGAAGAACTAACGGATCCAATGGATTTTGAGCCACCACATTGAACAACCGGACTAGAAGGTAAAAAGTCAGCTAAATGACTTTTCACGCAAATAGGGCCAACGCCAGGACCACCACCACCGTGAGGTATGCAAAAGGTCTTGTGAAGATTGAAATGACATACATCAGCACCTAAATCGCCAGCTTTGCATAACCCAACCATTGCATTCATATTGGCGCCATCAAAGTAAACTTGGCCTCCGTTTTGATGGATGATATTTAAGGTCTCCTTTACTCCATGttcaaaaataccaaaGGTGCTAGGATAAGTAACCATAAAAGCAGCCAAATCATTAGAGTATTTCTCGGCCTTTGCTTTTAAGTCATCAAAATCTAAGTTACCATTGCTTAAGCATTTCACGGGAACAACTTTTAAACCAGCCATAGCCGCAGAAGCAGGGTTAGTACCATGAGCAGAAACAGGAATTAGGCAAATGTTGCGATGTCCTTCACCTATATATTTCTGGTAGGCACGAATTACACTTAATCCTGCATACTCACCAGAAGCCCCAGAATTGGGTTGAAAACTAGCAGCATCAAATCCAGTAAGATTAGTGAGCATCAACTCCAAATCATtaattaaatatttataacCCTGCACTTGATCTTTGGGAGCATAAGGATGAATATTGGCAAATTTCGGATTCGAGACAGGGTTCATTTCTGATGCTGCGTTCAATTTCATTGTGCAGGAACCAAGAGGAATCATAGCGTGGGCTAGAGAAAGATCTTTGGACTGAAGATAACGAATGTAACGCATCAGTTCAGTCTCAGAGTGATATCTGTTAAATACAATGTGTTGCAAATATGGAGTTTGACGACGCAATTCCTCAggaaaaacagaaacagaCAATTCTTCAACGGAGTTAACAGACTTGCCATTGTTTAGGTTTTCAATAAAAGTTTCTGGGCTTGAAGGAATTCCAAAAATGCTAAACAATTGTCTCAAATCTTCACTTGTTATGCTCTCGTCCAAAGATAAAGAGACAAACGTGTCACTAACTTTGTGTAAATTGTAACCGTGGGCCAATGCTCTTTCTATTAAAGAGTTAGCACAGTGAACATTGATTGTCAAGGTGTCGAAAAAATGATTCTTATTCGAAATTTTATAACCTGCACTTTCCAAAGCAAGCTTTAAAACTTGCGTGAGGGAATAAATCCGACTAGCAATATGTTTCAAGCCTTCAGGTCCGTGGTAAATGGCATAGAACGCGGACATATTAGCCAAAAGAGCTTGAGCAGTACAGACGTTACTCGTAGCCTTTTCACGACGAATATGTTGTTCTCTAGTTTGCAAAGCCAACCTATAAGCAGGGTTTCCAAGGCGATCTTTACTGAGACCCACGAGACGACCAGGCAATTTCCTCTTGAATTCATCTttacaagcaaaaaagCCAGCATGGGGACCACCAAAACCCATTGGTAAACCAAAACGCTGGGTTGAGCCGACAGCAACATCGGCACCCCATTCACCCGGTGTCTTCATAAGAGTAAGAGCTAGCAAATCTGTGACAGCAACCACGTGCATGTTTGAGGAGTGAGCGGCTGATGCGAGGTGAGTATAGTCGAAAATAGAGCCA
This window harbors:
- the gcv2 gene encoding glycine cleavage complex subunit P — encoded protein: MVFASSKKTISLQGIVKSIHSNCSLLLPRRNIHLTYSNKTSHKNFVPPLDTFGRRHIGPSKEEQEYQLSTLGYKDFESFLNDVIPGNVRAKENSNKHFPSFDIDKSHTAPNYSESEVGELTENVANKNKLVKTLIGMGYYNVKVPPAIIRNVFENPEWYTQYTPYQTEISQGRLESMMNYQTMVTDLTGLSISNASLLDEATAAGEAMVMIMAGDRKKRKTFLVDSNIYPNTLSVLRTRARGFNIDVKVADISPEVITANEKDAFGILVQYPTADGSIFDYTHLASAAHSSNMHVVAVTDLLALTLMKTPGEWGADVAVGSTQRFGLPMGFGGPHAGFFACKDEFKRKLPGRLVGLSKDRLGNPAYRLALQTREQHIRREKATSNVCTAQALLANMSAFYAIYHGPEGLKHIASRIYSLTQVLKLALESAGYKISNKNHFFDTLTINVHCANSLIERALAHGYNLHKVSDTFVSLSLDESITSEDLRQLFSIFGIPSSPETFIENLNNGKSVNSVEELSVSVFPEELRRQTPYLQHIVFNRYHSETELMRYIRYLQSKDLSLAHAMIPLGSCTMKLNAASEMNPVSNPKFANIHPYAPKDQVQGYKYLINDLELMLTNLTGFDAASFQPNSGASGEYAGLSVIRAYQKYIGEGHRNICLIPVSAHGTNPASAAMAGLKVVPVKCLSNGNLDFDDLKAKAEKYSNDLAAFMVTYPSTFGIFEHGVKETLNIIHQNGGQVYFDGANMNAMVGLCKAGDLGADVCHFNLHKTFCIPHGGGGPGVGPICVKSHLADFLPSSPVVQCGGSKSIGSVSSSPYGSASILPISWAYMRMMGLDGLRDASKAALLNANYMAARLAPYYKLVYANENNRCAHEFILDAREFKASSGIEATDIAKRLQDYSFHAPTLSWPITNTLMVEPTESESMYEMDRFCDALISIRQEIREIEEGKQPKGNNLLTNAPHPQRDLVTEEWNRPYSRERAVYPLPILLERKFWPTVARIDDAYGDKNLFCTCAPMQ